In the Brassica napus cultivar Da-Ae chromosome A7, Da-Ae, whole genome shotgun sequence genome, one interval contains:
- the LOC106353764 gene encoding MICOS complex subunit Mic10, translating into MGEGKESVPQEHDVNAKWDACIDLTTRRFVYSSLGGAFAGLLFFRSPVTRWASIAFGAGLGIGSAYTDCSRAFDAPPSFTETSSVSQTVSQSADE; encoded by the exons ATGGGAGAGGGGAAGGAGAGTGTGCCACAGGAGCACGATGTGAATGCGAAGTGGGACGCATGTATCGATCTCACGACCCGCCGTTTCGTCTACTCCTCACTCGGCGGCGCCTTCGCCGGTCTTCTCTTCTTCA GGAGTCCTGTAACAAGATGGGCATCGATTGCTTTTGGTGCTGGACTTGGTATTGGTTCTGCATACACTGACTGCTCTCGTGCTTTTGATGCTCCGCCTTCATTCACAGAGACTTCTTCTGTATCTCAGACTGtatctcag TCTGCAGACGAATAG